A stretch of Leisingera sp. S132 DNA encodes these proteins:
- a CDS encoding ABC transporter permease, translated as MFSYCTDPSTLEGLNWLSCYLTTGKHVNLYISVFVVLALLAITAPVALLFGFGAASAARSTFLPLRWFGKGYTSIVRGVPDIAFFLFFVIALDQAFEWMRHKVKCPDWDQPIRQGIDFVVCDAAKLPLSTSPQWVHETYGFFLAVLTFSIVFGAFAANVLFGAMRAVPRAQIETAEAYGMTHRQAFWRILVPQMWVYALPGLSNLWMVLIKSTPLLFLLGVEDIVYWARELGGTKTARFTDYPHPNWHVWYFAALLVFYLCFTKVSEVVLDRIMARLTKGQATAAGEAQRKAAA; from the coding sequence ATGTTTTCCTATTGCACGGACCCATCCACGCTTGAGGGGCTGAACTGGCTCAGCTGCTACCTGACCACCGGCAAGCATGTGAACCTTTACATCTCGGTCTTCGTGGTGCTGGCCCTGCTGGCGATCACCGCGCCGGTTGCACTGCTGTTCGGCTTTGGCGCTGCCAGTGCCGCCCGCTCCACATTCCTGCCGCTGCGCTGGTTCGGCAAGGGCTACACCAGCATTGTGCGCGGCGTTCCCGACATCGCCTTCTTCCTGTTCTTCGTCATCGCGCTCGATCAAGCGTTTGAGTGGATGCGCCACAAGGTGAAATGCCCGGACTGGGACCAGCCGATCCGCCAGGGCATCGACTTTGTGGTCTGCGACGCGGCCAAGCTGCCGCTGTCCACCTCGCCGCAATGGGTGCATGAGACCTACGGCTTTTTCCTGGCGGTGCTGACCTTCTCGATCGTTTTTGGCGCCTTTGCTGCCAACGTGCTGTTTGGCGCGATGCGCGCCGTGCCGCGCGCCCAGATCGAAACGGCGGAGGCCTACGGCATGACCCACCGCCAGGCGTTCTGGCGCATCCTGGTGCCGCAGATGTGGGTCTATGCGCTGCCGGGCCTGTCGAACCTGTGGATGGTGCTGATCAAGTCCACGCCGCTCTTGTTCCTGCTGGGGGTAGAAGACATCGTTTACTGGGCACGGGAGCTGGGCGGCACCAAGACCGCGCGCTTCACCGACTACCCGCACCCGAACTGGCATGTCTGGTATTTCGCGGCCCTGCTGGTGTTCTACCTCTGCTTTACCAAAGTCTCCGAAGTTGTGCTGGACCGCATCATGGCCCGCCTGACCAAGGGCCAGGCCACTGCAGCAGGTGAAGCCCAAAGAAAGGCAGCGGCATGA
- a CDS encoding TerB family tellurite resistance protein, whose amino-acid sequence MFKELLNRLLEPAPAQLDDEGAKLALTALLVRIARSDHNYSEVEKDRIDRILTARYGLDTGGALILREQAEAMEAEAPDTVRFTRAIKDAVAYEDRIGVIEALWQVALADGHRDANEDALLRLSASLLGVSDVDSAMARRRAEAAK is encoded by the coding sequence ATGTTCAAGGAACTGCTGAACCGCCTGCTGGAGCCGGCGCCCGCGCAGCTGGACGACGAAGGCGCCAAACTGGCACTGACGGCGCTGCTGGTGCGGATTGCCCGTTCTGACCACAATTATTCCGAGGTGGAGAAGGACCGCATCGACCGTATCCTGACTGCCCGCTACGGGCTGGATACTGGCGGTGCGCTGATCCTGCGCGAACAGGCGGAGGCAATGGAGGCCGAGGCGCCGGATACTGTCCGTTTCACCCGCGCCATCAAGGATGCGGTGGCTTATGAGGACCGCATCGGCGTGATCGAAGCGCTGTGGCAGGTTGCGCTGGCCGATGGTCACCGCGATGCAAACGAGGACGCGCTGCTGCGGCTCTCTGCTAGCCTTTTGGGGGTTTCTGATGTGGACAGCGCCATGGCGCGCAGAAGGGCGGAGGCCGCAAAATGA
- a CDS encoding phosphate/phosphite/phosphonate ABC transporter substrate-binding protein translates to MIAHLGMYDRPETAAANDRFWTEIRAHLSVGPEQLTRDADLWQVWKSPDLLLSQTCGCPYRTRLYGEVELVGTPDYGLPGCEPGYYNSVFVARQEDAGQPLAAFGGRRFAYNESLSQSGWAAPMVHLHDRSILPGSLVETGGHRLSAKAVAEGRADFASLDALSWELIREHDAFAGGLVEIERTVPTPALPYITALGRDTGELFTAIETAIRELDAEAKACLHLKGLVRFTPSDYLAVPTPPGPALTEQRIRAAELT, encoded by the coding sequence ATGATTGCCCATCTTGGCATGTATGACCGCCCGGAAACCGCGGCGGCCAACGACAGGTTCTGGACGGAAATCCGCGCACATCTGAGCGTCGGGCCGGAACAGCTGACCCGCGATGCCGATTTATGGCAGGTCTGGAAATCCCCGGACCTGCTACTGTCGCAAACCTGCGGCTGCCCCTACCGCACCCGGCTTTATGGCGAGGTGGAGCTGGTAGGCACGCCCGACTACGGGCTGCCCGGCTGCGAGCCTGGCTATTACAACAGCGTCTTTGTGGCCCGTCAGGAAGATGCAGGCCAGCCGCTCGCTGCCTTTGGCGGGCGCCGGTTTGCCTACAACGAATCCCTGTCGCAATCAGGCTGGGCCGCGCCGATGGTGCATTTGCACGACCGCAGCATCCTGCCTGGTTCGCTGGTGGAAACCGGCGGCCACCGGCTGTCCGCCAAGGCTGTTGCCGAAGGCCGCGCCGATTTTGCCTCGCTGGATGCCCTGTCTTGGGAACTGATCCGGGAGCACGACGCCTTTGCGGGCGGCCTGGTCGAGATTGAGCGCACAGTGCCGACGCCCGCCCTGCCCTATATCACCGCCCTTGGCCGGGATACGGGTGAGCTGTTCACGGCCATTGAGACCGCCATCCGCGAGTTGGATGCGGAGGCCAAGGCGTGTTTGCATCTGAAGGGACTGGTACGGTTCACCCCCAGCGACTATCTGGCGGTGCCAACGCCCCCCGGCCCGGCACTGACCGAACAGCGCATCCGCGCGGCGGAGCTGACGTAG
- a CDS encoding sterol desaturase family protein gives MTSPEGAPRPKRKIWNFTPQLPIQTSPYWDWPLRPLASIKYLLQSWNPLALRALLLVFAIITWTFFTPPLDRIATFSWDWVAEIWFRNFCILMVVAGGLHLALWKFRTQADEYRYDMRPMMKGAKVFTFKNQVWDNMFWTLGPALTFWTFWESLILYAYANGWVTMITLEEDPVTFVLMTIFIPIWAGFHFYWLHRLLHVGVLYTKVHAWHHRNINTGPWSGLAMHPVESFFLMFDTMIFFLLPGHPVLAIFLLFHHGIGAPTSHAGFEHLKLGNQAKFLVGDFFHQLHHRFFDCNYGTWETPWDEWFSTFHDGTEEGNEMVKERRRKIWNTG, from the coding sequence ATGACAAGTCCCGAAGGCGCGCCGCGCCCCAAGCGCAAGATTTGGAATTTTACCCCGCAGCTTCCGATTCAGACTTCCCCCTATTGGGACTGGCCTTTGCGGCCGCTGGCCTCGATCAAATACCTGCTGCAAAGCTGGAACCCGCTGGCGCTGCGGGCGCTTTTGCTGGTTTTTGCCATTATCACCTGGACGTTCTTCACCCCGCCGCTTGACCGCATCGCCACCTTCAGCTGGGACTGGGTGGCTGAAATCTGGTTCCGCAACTTCTGCATTCTGATGGTGGTGGCCGGCGGGCTGCACCTGGCCTTGTGGAAATTCCGGACCCAAGCGGATGAATACCGCTATGACATGCGCCCGATGATGAAGGGCGCCAAGGTCTTCACGTTCAAAAACCAGGTCTGGGACAACATGTTCTGGACCCTTGGGCCGGCGCTCACTTTCTGGACCTTCTGGGAGAGCCTCATCCTTTACGCCTATGCCAACGGCTGGGTCACCATGATCACGCTTGAGGAAGATCCCGTCACCTTCGTCCTGATGACCATCTTCATTCCGATCTGGGCGGGCTTCCACTTCTATTGGCTGCACCGGCTGCTGCATGTGGGTGTGCTTTATACCAAAGTGCACGCCTGGCATCACCGCAACATCAACACCGGCCCCTGGTCCGGCCTGGCGATGCACCCGGTGGAGAGCTTCTTTCTGATGTTCGACACCATGATTTTCTTCCTGCTGCCGGGGCACCCGGTACTGGCAATCTTCCTGCTGTTCCACCACGGCATCGGCGCTCCGACCTCACACGCGGGGTTCGAGCATCTGAAGCTCGGCAACCAGGCCAAGTTCCTGGTCGGCGACTTCTTCCACCAGCTGCACCACCGGTTCTTCGATTGCAATTACGGCACCTGGGAGACGCCCTGGGATGAGTGGTTCAGCACCTTCCACGACGGCACCGAAGAGGGCAACGAAATGGTCAAGGAGCGCCGCCGCAAGATCTGGAACACGGGCTGA
- a CDS encoding DUF1330 domain-containing protein, which translates to MPDETAPKGYWVAHVDVHDMERYKDYINANGPVFAEYGARFLVRGGHREVREGGFRARTVVIEFKDFETAKACYDSMAYQDAKALRDPVSAGDMQIIEGYGG; encoded by the coding sequence ATGCCCGACGAAACCGCCCCCAAGGGATACTGGGTAGCCCATGTGGATGTGCACGACATGGAGCGCTACAAGGACTACATCAATGCGAACGGTCCGGTCTTTGCCGAATACGGTGCCAGGTTTCTGGTGCGCGGCGGCCACCGGGAGGTCCGTGAGGGGGGCTTCCGTGCCCGCACCGTGGTGATCGAATTCAAGGATTTCGAAACCGCAAAAGCCTGCTATGATTCAATGGCCTATCAGGACGCCAAGGCGCTTCGCGACCCGGTTTCGGCGGGTGATATGCAAATCATCGAGGGCTATGGCGGATAA
- a CDS encoding LysR family transcriptional regulator — protein sequence MATRIPSLNWLRVFEAAARTESFARAAAQLNMSAAAVSQQVKALETQLGTPLFHRHAHSVTLTEAGRAYLPSVQQSLLMLETATTGLFGESREQRLFVQSVLLFAHGVLARGLPDFQSVHPRVSLALSTGNMAADFANQFTDLQIVFGNPSLFGTEGDELLREVLYPVAPPEIAAQIQSPQDLFRFPLIEVSTHRASWVQLFESLRLPHGQARYFFADNSLMAAELSAQGMGIALARAPASDAVVKASGLVRCLPEVEVAGQEAYHLIYPDRGAMRPAAKLFRDWLLDYVAAV from the coding sequence ATGGCGACCCGGATTCCCTCACTCAATTGGCTGCGCGTGTTCGAAGCAGCGGCGCGCACCGAAAGCTTTGCCCGCGCGGCGGCGCAACTGAACATGTCGGCGGCTGCCGTCAGCCAGCAGGTGAAGGCGCTGGAGACACAGCTGGGCACACCGCTGTTTCACCGCCACGCCCATTCGGTGACGCTGACGGAGGCCGGACGGGCCTATTTGCCCTCAGTCCAGCAATCGCTGCTGATGCTGGAAACCGCCACCACCGGCCTGTTCGGGGAGAGCCGGGAGCAGCGGCTGTTTGTGCAGTCTGTGCTGCTGTTTGCCCATGGGGTGCTGGCGCGCGGGCTGCCGGACTTTCAGTCCGTGCATCCGCGGGTCAGCCTGGCGCTTAGCACCGGCAATATGGCGGCGGATTTTGCCAACCAGTTTACAGACTTGCAGATCGTCTTCGGCAACCCGTCGCTGTTCGGGACCGAGGGTGACGAACTGCTGCGCGAAGTGCTCTATCCGGTGGCTCCGCCGGAGATTGCCGCACAAATCCAGTCTCCGCAGGATCTGTTCCGTTTCCCCTTGATCGAGGTGTCCACGCATCGGGCCAGCTGGGTGCAGCTGTTCGAAAGCCTGCGTCTGCCGCACGGCCAGGCGCGTTACTTCTTTGCCGACAATTCGCTTATGGCGGCGGAGCTGTCGGCGCAGGGGATGGGGATCGCGCTGGCACGCGCCCCGGCTTCGGATGCTGTGGTGAAGGCCAGCGGGCTGGTGCGCTGCCTGCCGGAGGTCGAGGTGGCGGGGCAGGAGGCGTACCATTTGATCTATCCGGACCGCGGCGCCATGCGACCCGCTGCAAAACTGTTTCGGGACTGGCTGCTGGACTACGTGGCAGCCGTCTAA
- a CDS encoding TerB family tellurite resistance protein — MLKKLFQAFRPSEPPALPDPDAELALGALLVRVAQSDRDYKLEEISLIDRILARLYQHNAIEAAKVRATCEKLHAAAPETDTFGRLIRETTGLEERLAALDALWEVVLADGNEHEGEITIIEDARKAMGLSYADSQKARARAVAKFSPKAEDS, encoded by the coding sequence ATGCTCAAGAAGCTCTTCCAAGCCTTCCGCCCCTCTGAGCCGCCTGCCCTCCCGGATCCCGATGCCGAACTGGCGCTGGGGGCGCTTCTGGTGCGGGTGGCGCAGTCTGACCGCGACTACAAGCTGGAGGAAATCAGCCTGATCGACCGGATCCTGGCGCGGCTCTATCAGCACAACGCAATCGAGGCCGCCAAGGTGCGGGCCACCTGCGAGAAGCTGCACGCCGCGGCCCCCGAGACCGACACCTTTGGACGGCTGATCCGCGAGACCACCGGACTGGAGGAGCGGCTGGCGGCGCTGGATGCGCTGTGGGAAGTCGTGCTGGCAGACGGCAATGAGCACGAGGGCGAAATCACCATCATCGAAGACGCGCGCAAGGCCATGGGCCTGTCTTATGCCGACAGCCAGAAGGCCCGCGCACGCGCCGTGGCAAAGTTCAGCCCCAAAGCGGAGGACAGCTGA
- a CDS encoding transporter substrate-binding domain-containing protein produces MKSLILGTAALALTAGMGLADTVRLGTEGAYAPWNFVNDAGEIDGFERELGDELCKRAELTCEWVKNDWDSIIPNLVSGNYDTIIAGMSITDERDEVIDFTQPYTPPDPSAYVAQSADVDLAGGVIAAQATTIQAAFIAEQGWTLVEFATPEETVAAVRNGEADAVLADKSFLDTVVGDDLVMLEKSESLGGGVGMGFRESDAELRGKFDAAIQSMKDDGSLNELIAKWEVSSQW; encoded by the coding sequence ATGAAATCACTGATCCTTGGCACTGCTGCCCTGGCGCTGACCGCAGGCATGGGCCTGGCGGACACGGTGCGCCTGGGCACCGAAGGCGCCTATGCGCCATGGAACTTCGTCAACGACGCCGGCGAGATCGACGGCTTCGAGCGCGAACTGGGCGATGAGCTGTGCAAGCGCGCCGAGCTGACCTGCGAGTGGGTCAAGAACGACTGGGATTCGATCATTCCGAACCTGGTTTCCGGCAACTACGACACCATCATCGCCGGCATGTCGATCACCGACGAGCGCGATGAGGTCATCGACTTCACCCAGCCCTACACGCCGCCGGACCCGTCCGCATATGTGGCACAGTCGGCTGACGTCGATCTGGCAGGCGGCGTGATCGCGGCTCAGGCCACCACCATCCAGGCGGCCTTCATCGCTGAGCAGGGCTGGACCCTGGTCGAATTCGCCACCCCGGAAGAAACCGTCGCGGCCGTGCGCAACGGCGAAGCTGACGCGGTTCTGGCCGACAAGAGCTTCCTCGACACCGTGGTTGGCGACGATCTGGTGATGCTGGAGAAATCCGAATCCCTGGGCGGCGGCGTTGGCATGGGCTTCCGCGAGTCGGATGCGGAACTGCGCGGCAAGTTCGATGCGGCAATCCAGTCGATGAAAGACGACGGCTCGCTCAATGAACTGATCGCCAAGTGGGAAGTGTCCTCCCAGTGGTAA
- a CDS encoding ABC transporter permease has product MSCVETIQAYAFRSLGFGERLLPRGEYTLCEHFTLIGSGLIWNVYFGALALMTGFFLAVALAVGKSSSNALFRKPAEWFIFVFRGSPLFIQFFFAYACFLSLKGVSSFFDPFTSAWLGALVVLFCNTAAYSGEIFYGALLSIPKGDIEAADAYGMTGWNRFRRITFPTMLRLAWPAYTNEAIFLFHATTLVFFSGFPAWRQQGDALYYASYFADKTFNPFVPYPILAFYFILLTLVIISLFGFVNRRLNRHLPQERRAKPRLRISLIR; this is encoded by the coding sequence ATGAGTTGCGTTGAAACGATCCAGGCCTATGCCTTCCGCTCCCTGGGCTTTGGCGAACGGCTTCTGCCGCGGGGCGAATATACCCTGTGCGAGCATTTCACCCTGATCGGCTCCGGCCTGATCTGGAACGTCTATTTCGGGGCGCTGGCGCTGATGACCGGCTTCTTCCTGGCCGTCGCCCTGGCGGTTGGCAAGTCCAGCTCCAATGCGCTGTTCCGCAAACCAGCGGAGTGGTTCATCTTCGTGTTCCGCGGCAGCCCCCTGTTCATACAGTTCTTCTTTGCCTACGCCTGCTTCCTCAGCCTGAAAGGCGTCTCCAGCTTCTTTGACCCGTTCACCTCCGCCTGGCTGGGGGCGCTGGTCGTTCTGTTCTGCAATACCGCAGCCTACTCGGGCGAGATCTTCTACGGCGCCCTCCTGTCGATCCCCAAGGGCGATATCGAGGCCGCCGATGCCTATGGCATGACCGGCTGGAACCGCTTCCGCCGCATCACCTTCCCGACCATGCTGCGGCTGGCCTGGCCTGCTTATACCAACGAGGCGATATTCCTGTTCCACGCAACTACGCTTGTGTTCTTCTCCGGCTTCCCGGCCTGGCGGCAGCAGGGCGACGCGCTGTATTACGCCAGCTATTTCGCGGACAAGACCTTCAACCCGTTTGTCCCCTACCCGATCCTGGCCTTCTACTTCATCCTGCTGACGCTGGTGATCATTTCCTTGTTCGGCTTTGTGAACCGGCGGCTGAACCGGCACCTGCCGCAGGAACGGCGCGCCAAGCCCAGGCTGAGGATCAGCCTGATCCGCTAA
- a CDS encoding ABC transporter ATP-binding protein, translating to MTDTTPVLQIRGLHKSYGELEVIKGVDITANKGDVVSLIGSSGSGKSTLLRCCNLLEDSQQGEILFKGEPITWSGQGLARRPSDAKQVLRIRTNLSMVFQQFNLWAHMTILQNVMEAPVTVLGRDKAEVEEKARHYLAKVGIGDKCDAYPAQLSGGQQQRAAIARGLCMEPEALLFDEPTSALDPELEQEVVKVIKDLAAEGRTMLIVTHDMKMAADVSSHVVFLHKGLIEEEGTPDDVFGGTRSERLRAFLSSTRHEQ from the coding sequence TTGACCGATACAACGCCCGTTCTGCAAATCCGCGGCCTGCATAAATCCTATGGCGAGCTGGAAGTGATCAAAGGCGTTGACATCACCGCCAACAAGGGCGACGTGGTGTCGCTGATCGGGTCTTCGGGGTCTGGCAAGTCGACTTTGCTGCGCTGCTGCAACCTGCTGGAGGACAGCCAGCAAGGGGAAATCCTGTTCAAGGGCGAGCCGATCACCTGGTCCGGCCAGGGGCTGGCCCGCCGCCCCTCTGATGCCAAGCAGGTTCTGCGCATCCGCACCAACCTGTCGATGGTGTTCCAGCAGTTCAACCTGTGGGCCCATATGACCATCCTGCAGAACGTGATGGAAGCGCCGGTCACGGTTCTGGGCCGCGACAAGGCTGAGGTTGAGGAGAAGGCCCGCCATTATCTGGCGAAGGTCGGCATCGGCGACAAATGCGACGCCTACCCTGCTCAGCTATCGGGCGGCCAGCAGCAGCGCGCGGCGATTGCCCGGGGCCTGTGCATGGAGCCCGAGGCGCTGCTGTTTGACGAGCCCACATCCGCACTGGACCCTGAGCTGGAGCAGGAAGTGGTCAAGGTGATAAAGGATCTGGCCGCCGAGGGCCGCACCATGCTGATCGTGACCCACGACATGAAAATGGCGGCTGATGTCTCCAGCCACGTGGTGTTCCTGCATAAGGGCCTGATCGAGGAAGAAGGCACGCCGGATGACGTCTTTGGCGGCACCCGCTCGGAACGGCTGCGGGCGTTCTTGTCATCGACGCGCCATGAGCAATAA
- a CDS encoding valine--tRNA ligase produces MAMEKTFNAAEAESRLYKAWEEAGCFKAGANAKPEASTYCIMIPPPNVTGVLHMGHAFNNTLQDILIRWKRMQGFDTLWQPGTDHAGIATQMVVERELAKNQQPSRRELGREKFLEKVWEWKEKSGGTIVEQLKRIGASCDFSRTAFTMAGAQGDTRTGHENSPNFHDAVIKVFVEMYNKGLIYRGKRLVNWDPHFETAISDLEVENIEVAGHMWHFKYPLANGATYTYVEKDEDGNVILEEERDYISIATTRPETMLGDGAVAVHPSDERYAPIVGKLCEIPVGPKEHRRLIPIITDEYPDKDFGSGAVKITGAHDFNDYQVARRGGIPMYRLMDMKGAMRADGAPYAEAAGIAMAVAKGEQTLTESEADTINLVPDDLRGRDRFEARKRVVEQITGEGLAVMKTVTKTDPETGEDVEVQEPFVENKPIMQPFGDRSKVVIEPMLTDQWFVDAEKVVGPALDAVRNGDVKILPESGEKTYYHWLENIEPWCISRQLWWGHQIPVWYGPSKDQIAAFKEHDGATPFVVQDQVTFCAATADDAQRMAAEYYGADWKIEFLSHAYQRETDASPISRTLDGVIALQRDPDVLDTWFSSGLWPIGTLGWPEWTEETRKYFPTSTLVTGQDILFFWVARMMMMQLAVLDDSLPVKERVPFDTVYLHGLVRDAKGKKMSKSTGNVVDPLEIIDEFGADALRFSSAAMAALGGVLKLDMERLKGYRNFGTKLWNAVNFAHFNNVYDETVPAYACPDAKAAVNQWIIGETAKVRVEVDAALEAYRFNDAANALYAFVWGKVCDWYIELSKPLFGSEDEAVIAETRQTLGWVLDQCMILLHPIMPFITEELWGNTAKREKMLVHEDWPVYGTGLVNAEADAEMNWVITAIENIRSTRAQMHVPAGAKIPMVVTEFSDQARNAWEKNEAMIQKLARITSLEQVESFPKGCASVAAPGASFGLPLADVIDVDAEKARLEKTLGKLAKELGGLRGRLNNPKFAASAPEEVVAEARENLAAREEEEAKVKDALARLAEIA; encoded by the coding sequence ATGGCGATGGAAAAGACATTCAATGCGGCTGAAGCCGAAAGCCGCCTTTACAAGGCCTGGGAAGAGGCTGGCTGTTTCAAGGCTGGTGCCAACGCCAAGCCGGAAGCCTCCACCTATTGCATCATGATCCCGCCGCCCAACGTGACAGGCGTCCTGCACATGGGCCATGCCTTCAACAACACCCTTCAGGACATCCTGATCCGCTGGAAGCGGATGCAGGGGTTCGACACCCTGTGGCAGCCCGGCACCGACCATGCGGGCATTGCGACGCAAATGGTGGTGGAGCGTGAGCTGGCCAAGAACCAGCAGCCGTCCCGCCGCGAGCTGGGCCGCGAGAAATTCCTGGAGAAGGTCTGGGAATGGAAGGAAAAATCCGGCGGCACAATCGTTGAGCAGCTGAAACGCATCGGCGCCTCCTGCGATTTCTCCCGCACCGCCTTCACCATGGCGGGCGCACAAGGCGACACCCGCACCGGCCACGAGAACTCCCCCAACTTCCACGATGCCGTGATTAAGGTGTTCGTGGAAATGTACAACAAGGGGCTGATCTACCGCGGCAAGCGGCTGGTCAATTGGGATCCGCATTTCGAAACCGCGATTTCCGACCTTGAGGTCGAGAACATCGAAGTGGCAGGCCACATGTGGCACTTCAAATACCCGCTCGCGAATGGTGCCACCTACACCTATGTGGAAAAGGACGAGGACGGCAACGTCATCCTCGAGGAGGAACGCGACTATATCTCCATCGCCACCACCCGGCCCGAGACCATGCTGGGCGACGGCGCGGTGGCCGTGCACCCGTCGGATGAACGTTACGCGCCCATCGTCGGCAAGCTGTGCGAAATTCCGGTCGGCCCCAAGGAGCACCGCCGCCTGATCCCGATCATCACCGATGAATACCCGGACAAGGATTTCGGCTCCGGCGCGGTGAAAATCACGGGCGCACACGATTTCAACGACTACCAGGTCGCGCGGCGCGGCGGCATCCCGATGTACCGTCTGATGGACATGAAGGGTGCAATGCGCGCTGACGGCGCGCCTTATGCCGAGGCTGCGGGAATTGCCATGGCAGTGGCCAAGGGCGAGCAGACCCTGACTGAGAGCGAGGCCGACACCATCAACCTGGTGCCGGACGACCTGCGCGGCCGGGACCGTTTCGAGGCGCGCAAACGGGTGGTGGAGCAGATCACCGGCGAAGGCCTCGCGGTGATGAAGACGGTCACCAAAACCGATCCCGAAACCGGCGAAGATGTCGAGGTGCAGGAGCCCTTCGTTGAGAACAAGCCGATCATGCAGCCCTTTGGCGACCGCTCCAAAGTGGTGATTGAGCCGATGCTGACGGACCAGTGGTTCGTGGACGCCGAAAAGGTTGTCGGTCCGGCGCTGGACGCTGTGCGCAACGGCGATGTGAAGATCCTGCCGGAAAGCGGCGAGAAGACCTATTACCACTGGCTGGAAAACATCGAGCCCTGGTGCATCTCGCGGCAGCTGTGGTGGGGCCACCAGATCCCCGTCTGGTACGGGCCAAGCAAGGACCAGATTGCCGCCTTCAAGGAACACGACGGAGCGACCCCGTTTGTGGTGCAGGACCAGGTCACGTTCTGCGCCGCGACTGCGGACGACGCGCAGCGGATGGCCGCAGAATACTATGGTGCGGACTGGAAGATCGAGTTTCTGAGCCATGCCTATCAGCGCGAAACGGATGCCTCTCCGATCTCCCGCACGCTGGACGGCGTCATCGCGCTTCAGCGCGATCCCGATGTGCTGGACACCTGGTTCTCCTCCGGCCTTTGGCCGATCGGCACGCTGGGCTGGCCGGAATGGACCGAGGAGACCAGGAAATACTTCCCGACCTCGACCCTGGTCACCGGTCAGGACATTCTGTTCTTCTGGGTTGCCCGGATGATGATGATGCAGCTGGCGGTGCTGGACGACAGCCTGCCGGTCAAGGAGCGCGTCCCCTTCGACACCGTCTACCTGCATGGCCTGGTGCGCGATGCCAAAGGCAAGAAGATGTCCAAATCCACCGGCAACGTGGTCGACCCGCTGGAGATCATTGACGAATTCGGCGCCGACGCGCTGCGCTTTTCCTCTGCTGCGATGGCGGCGCTTGGCGGCGTGCTGAAACTGGATATGGAGCGGCTCAAAGGCTACCGGAACTTTGGCACCAAGCTGTGGAATGCGGTGAACTTTGCCCATTTCAACAACGTCTACGACGAGACCGTCCCAGCCTATGCGTGCCCGGACGCCAAGGCGGCCGTGAACCAGTGGATCATCGGCGAGACTGCAAAGGTGCGGGTTGAAGTGGACGCCGCGCTCGAAGCCTACCGCTTCAACGATGCGGCCAATGCGCTTTATGCCTTTGTCTGGGGCAAGGTCTGCGACTGGTATATCGAACTGTCAAAGCCCCTGTTCGGCTCAGAGGATGAGGCGGTGATCGCCGAGACGCGGCAGACGCTGGGCTGGGTGCTGGATCAGTGCATGATCCTGCTGCATCCGATCATGCCCTTCATCACCGAGGAGCTGTGGGGCAACACCGCCAAGCGCGAGAAGATGCTGGTGCATGAAGATTGGCCCGTCTACGGCACCGGGCTGGTCAACGCCGAAGCTGACGCCGAGATGAACTGGGTGATCACCGCGATCGAAAACATCCGCTCCACCCGCGCGCAAATGCATGTGCCGGCCGGGGCCAAGATCCCGATGGTGGTGACAGAGTTCTCCGATCAGGCGCGCAACGCCTGGGAGAAGAACGAGGCGATGATCCAGAAGCTCGCCCGCATCACCTCGCTGGAACAGGTGGAAAGCTTCCCCAAGGGCTGTGCCTCGGTGGCCGCGCCCGGCGCTTCCTTCGGCCTGCCGCTGGCGGATGTGATCGACGTGGACGCCGAAAAGGCCCGGCTGGAGAAAACCCTGGGCAAACTGGCCAAGGAGCTGGGCGGATTGCGCGGTCGGCTGAACAACCCGAAATTCGCAGCATCCGCACCAGAAGAGGTCGTGGCGGAAGCCCGTGAAAACCTGGCCGCGCGCGAGGAAGAAGAAGCCAAGGTCAAGGATGCGCTGGCGCGCCTGGCCGAGATCGCCTGA